One genomic segment of Balneolaceae bacterium includes these proteins:
- a CDS encoding FAD-dependent oxidoreductase, with amino-acid sequence MKKEITVIGAGVQGCCIALELANRGYSVDLLDQDSVPFNRSSFRNEGKVHLGLVYVNDPEFETPKLMLKASLRFAPYMSRWIGKEAKDLNIGTPFYYSGIKPVFFGYRTA; translated from the coding sequence ATGAAGAAAGAAATAACTGTTATTGGTGCGGGTGTACAAGGGTGCTGCATTGCCCTGGAACTGGCAAATCGGGGATACTCCGTTGATTTGTTAGATCAGGACTCGGTGCCGTTCAACCGATCAAGTTTTCGAAATGAGGGAAAGGTTCATTTGGGGTTGGTGTATGTAAATGATCCTGAATTTGAAACACCGAAACTTATGCTTAAAGCATCTCTACGATTTGCTCCTTACATGTCGAGGTGGATTGGAAAAGAAGCAAAAGATCTCAATATTGGCACGCCATTCTACTACTCTGGTATCAAACCAGTCTTTTTTGGATACCGAACAGCTTGA
- a CDS encoding Gfo/Idh/MocA family oxidoreductase yields the protein MKKIRIGVISTAKIGVQKVIPAMQQAERCEVAGIASRNLKRAKSTADELSIPKAYGSYEDLLEDPDIDAVYIPLPNHLHVPWSIKSLEAGKHVLCEKPIGMDAEEARTLLAVSKEYPDQKISEAFMYRQHPRWKRTAELVHSGAIGELKAVHSFFSYYNDDPENYRNSAEMGGGGLMDIGCYSISLARLLFDSEPLSVHGELEYDPEFKTDRLASGLLRFENGTSVFTCATQCFKDQYVKVFGTKGKIEMDWPFNPDFTKTQRLQVVIDDEETIEEFAPVDHFTLQAEAFAKSILEDGPVPVSLEDSIKNMEVIDKMRA from the coding sequence ATGAAAAAAATTCGAATTGGAGTTATCAGTACCGCAAAAATTGGCGTTCAAAAAGTGATCCCGGCGATGCAGCAAGCCGAACGTTGCGAAGTTGCAGGAATCGCATCCCGAAATTTGAAAAGAGCAAAATCTACAGCCGATGAACTTTCCATTCCCAAAGCGTATGGATCGTACGAAGATCTTCTTGAAGATCCCGATATCGATGCGGTCTATATACCCCTTCCCAATCATCTGCATGTGCCGTGGTCAATTAAATCTCTTGAAGCTGGTAAGCATGTACTCTGCGAAAAACCTATTGGAATGGACGCTGAGGAGGCACGAACATTGTTGGCTGTCTCCAAAGAATATCCGGATCAAAAAATTTCTGAAGCCTTTATGTATCGTCAGCATCCCCGGTGGAAGCGAACAGCTGAGCTGGTCCACTCGGGTGCCATCGGAGAACTTAAAGCGGTTCACTCCTTCTTCTCCTATTACAATGATGATCCTGAAAACTATCGCAATAGTGCCGAAATGGGAGGCGGGGGATTGATGGATATCGGGTGTTATTCGATCTCACTGGCCCGTCTTCTGTTTGACAGCGAGCCACTTAGTGTTCATGGCGAACTGGAGTACGATCCCGAATTTAAAACCGACCGATTGGCATCCGGATTACTGCGCTTTGAAAACGGAACATCTGTTTTTACATGTGCTACTCAATGCTTTAAAGATCAGTATGTAAAAGTGTTTGGTACCAAAGGAAAAATCGAAATGGATTGGCCGTTTAACCCCGACTTTACAAAAACCCAACGACTACAGGTTGTAATCGACGATGAGGAAACCATTGAGGAGTTTGCCCCTGTTGACCATTTTACACTTCAGGCTGAGGCATTTGCGAAAAGTATTTTAGAAGACGGCCCCGTTCCCGTTTCGCTGGAGGATTCCATCAAAAATATGGAAGTAATTGATAAGATGAGGGCGTAG